The window GCCCAGCTTGTCAGCAACGGACTCGTACCTATCAACACCAAGCAGGGCGTACAGTCGCTATCTTATGATATTTCGAAGCTGTTCCCCGGCCAGACATCCTTCAAAGTGTATATGGGTACCGCTGACAGTACATTCACCGGTCCGACACCATTGAATGGCACCATCTGGACTGGTACTCCGATGCCGGGCTATGTGTGGATCGTCGGCGCTGACGGGCGTGCGATTGTATTGTCCATTACAGTCTCCCCGCAGGGGTCCGGCGAGCTCTTTTTCTCGGAGTATCTGGATGGCGGAGACGGTAGAATAGCCGTGGAGCTGTATTACAAAAACACAGGTACTCCAATTGCGAGTCCGCAAGGATACACCATTGAAGTGTACCGTTATATGAAGAATACCCAGACCATTACAAGCACGTCCCAGACCATTAATACGCAATGGCCTACTATGTCACCTTATCTTTTCATCAACGACATTTTTTACGATGCGTTCGATATCATGAATATCTGGTACTACAATGACGAGCTTTCGCTATACAATCCATCCAGTTATGACGTCGTAGCCATCGTTCTCAAAAAGAACGGCCAGATCGTGGATATGCTTGGCAATCCAGCATCCAATCAGAAGTTCCTGTCATCCGGCGGTACGATTATCCGCAAACCCGGCATTTATACCGGCTCCGGGCAGTTCTCGCTGGAGGGCGAATGGAATGTGTTCCCTAAAGGAACCTACCAGTATTTCGGAACGCATTCCCTCTAAAACAAACTGATGCTTCCTGCCTGAACAAAAGAACCCATCTTCCACGATTGTGGAGGATGGGTTCTTTGCTTTCCAATGAAGGCATCCCTGCGGCTGTACTTATTTGCCCCGGTATGTCTCCGTAAACACTTCAAAAAAAGGTGTCGTGTCCCGCTCCGCCATTGTATCCGGCGCTCCCGGGCTCCAGCCGATCTCCTCCCGCCAGCTGCCGAGCAGCCCCGAGGCAATCAGCTCCTGTTCATCAACATGAACCGATACCTCGCCTTGGGGTGCTACGTAGAGCGCATCCACCGGGCAATACGCTTCGCACATGAAGCAGGTCTGGCAATCTTCCTGGCGGGCGATGACGGCAAGCTTGCCCTGCATATCAAATACATTCGTCGGGCACACCTTCACACATAGCCGGCAGCCGATGCAGCGGTCTCCGCTGACCAGTTCGATCATATGACCCGCTCCTCTCTCGGCACCTGCAGCTCATGGGCATGTGGCACCTTTTCGGTAGTGATGCTGATCCGGTCAATGCCGGACAGAATCAGCCGGTGGGTCTGGCGCGGGTCCAGCGCCGGGTATTCTGCCAGCTGCTGAAGGCCCCGGCTCTCCTTGCGGGCCAGCGCGGCGGTGTAGATCCAGCGGCCGGCCTGAAGCATGGCCGCTGCTTCACGGGACTGCACGATGCCCTGCACCGTGGCCGGAGGCCGGCCGGCAAGATAGGGCATCAGGTTATCCAGCCGCTTCAAGGCTGCGGCCACCACCGGCTCGCTGCGGAAATAGTTGATCCGCAGCGGCAGGATCTCCTGCTGGACCGCCGCGATCAGCGGCTTCGCGTCCAGCGGCTCCCGTGCATCGGCGCCAGCCGTAAGCCCCAAGCGGCCTGCCGCGCGGAGCTGACGGCTGTCCGCCCGGCGCGGCTGCGCCAGCGCGTGCCGCGCCGCTCCCCGGCCGGCCCAGCTTCCGCTGCAGATGGCCCAGGAAGCGTTGTAGGCCCCGCCGCCGGAGATGGCGCCGGTGATCTTCTCGCGGGATGCGGCATCTCCGGCCGCATACAGGCCCGGCACCGTCGTCTCGCAGGCGGTGCCGGTCAGGCGCAGGCCGCCCGTGCCGCGCATCGTGCCTTCATAGCGGAGCGTAAGCGGGAATTTATCCTGGAACGGATCAATCCCCGCCCGCTCCAGCGGCATGAAGAAGATCGGGTGGGCGCGGCGCAGGAATTCGC of the Paenibacillus pedocola genome contains:
- a CDS encoding ferredoxin family protein, with the protein product MIELVSGDRCIGCRLCVKVCPTNVFDMQGKLAVIARQEDCQTCFMCEAYCPVDALYVAPQGEVSVHVDEQELIASGLLGSWREEIGWSPGAPDTMAERDTTPFFEVFTETYRGK